One Mucilaginibacter ginkgonis genomic region harbors:
- the bioA gene encoding adenosylmethionine--8-amino-7-oxononanoate transaminase, giving the protein MSLAERDAKVIWHPYTQMQTAGLPVGIVRGDGACVYDEDGKEYIDAISSWWVNLYGHAHPYIAQKVAEQLRKLEHVIFAGFTHEPAVELAERLLTILPPNQKRVFYSDNGSTAVEVALKMCLQYWHNQGITKTKILAFKNAYHGDTFGAMAVSGRSVFTAAFDNMLFEVEFIDLPNQRNIDSLKSHISHLKSELACFIFEPLVQGSAGMIMYEAEWLEELIAYCKAENVLTVADEVFTGFGRTGKPFATNYITTLPDIYCLSKGLTGGTMAMGVTTCTSEIFNAFLSDDKMKTLFHGHSYTANPVSCAAALASMDLFTSAETQQNIDRIIARHQAFGEKIKAHSKVKDLRQTGTIIAIEWYTETSYLSPLRDRLYNYFLDAGIIMRPLGNIIYILPPYCITDTQLDYIYAKIEQALEDI; this is encoded by the coding sequence ATGAGTCTTGCCGAGCGCGACGCAAAGGTGATCTGGCACCCCTACACCCAAATGCAAACTGCAGGTTTACCCGTAGGCATTGTACGCGGTGATGGTGCTTGTGTATATGACGAGGACGGGAAAGAATACATAGATGCGATATCAAGCTGGTGGGTGAATTTATACGGACACGCTCATCCTTATATCGCGCAAAAAGTTGCCGAGCAATTGCGCAAACTGGAGCACGTGATCTTCGCCGGCTTTACGCACGAGCCTGCCGTAGAACTGGCGGAGCGTCTGCTAACTATCTTGCCACCAAATCAGAAGCGGGTCTTTTATTCTGATAACGGCTCGACCGCGGTAGAGGTAGCTTTGAAGATGTGCCTTCAATACTGGCACAACCAGGGCATTACCAAAACCAAAATTTTGGCATTCAAGAATGCCTACCATGGCGATACTTTTGGTGCGATGGCTGTGAGCGGGCGAAGTGTATTTACTGCCGCGTTTGATAATATGTTGTTTGAGGTAGAATTCATTGATTTGCCAAATCAGCGTAATATTGATAGCCTCAAGTCGCACATCTCACATCTTAAGTCAGAATTAGCGTGTTTTATTTTCGAGCCATTAGTGCAAGGATCGGCAGGAATGATCATGTACGAGGCCGAATGGTTGGAAGAGTTAATTGCTTATTGTAAAGCAGAGAATGTCCTAACCGTTGCCGACGAGGTCTTTACCGGATTTGGCCGCACAGGTAAACCGTTTGCTACAAACTACATCACTACCCTGCCAGATATTTATTGCCTGTCTAAAGGCCTCACCGGCGGGACCATGGCCATGGGGGTTACCACTTGTACCAGCGAGATATTCAATGCCTTCCTGTCTGATGATAAAATGAAGACGCTGTTTCATGGGCATTCTTACACCGCCAACCCGGTGTCATGCGCAGCAGCTTTAGCCAGCATGGACTTGTTTACATCTGCAGAAACGCAGCAGAATATAGACAGGATCATTGCACGTCATCAAGCATTCGGAGAGAAGATTAAGGCTCATTCGAAGGTTAAAGATCTAAGACAAACAGGGACCATCATCGCTATTGAATGGTACACAGAAACTTCGTATTTAAGCCCGCTTCGCGACAGGTTATACAACTACTTTTTAGATGCCGGCATCATTATGCGCCCGCTGGGTAACATTATTTATATTTTACCTCCGTATTGTATTACAGATACGCAGCTCGACTATATTTACGCAAAAATTGAGCAAGCCTTAGAAGATATATGA
- a CDS encoding NUDIX domain-containing protein — protein sequence MALFNVRVYGLLINEVNELLVSDEQEYGMRFTKFPGGGLELGEGLTDGLKREFMEECNAEVEILSHFYTTDFFVKSAFNDSQIISVYYKVKNRSPLNLNFKTTVFDFGTDDLKQVVQCFRWVPLGTLTENEMTFPIDKHVVKLLKEQI from the coding sequence ATGGCGCTGTTTAATGTTAGGGTTTACGGCCTTTTAATAAATGAAGTCAACGAGTTGCTGGTGAGCGACGAGCAGGAGTATGGCATGCGTTTTACAAAATTCCCTGGCGGAGGGTTAGAGTTGGGTGAAGGATTGACTGATGGCCTGAAGCGGGAATTTATGGAAGAATGTAATGCCGAAGTTGAAATACTCAGTCATTTTTACACTACCGATTTTTTTGTTAAATCTGCTTTCAATGATTCACAGATCATTAGCGTGTATTACAAAGTGAAAAATCGGTCACCACTTAATCTTAACTTCAAAACAACGGTATTTGACTTTGGCACTGATGATTTGAAACAGGTGGTACAATGTTTCAGATGGGTGCCGCTAGGCACGCTAACAGAAAATGAAATGACTTTCCCCATCGATAAACACGTGGTGAAACTTTTAAAAGAACAAATATGA
- a CDS encoding cation diffusion facilitator family transporter: MQQKRTIVLIALAVSVVLMLAKFGAYFITTSNFILTDAAESVVNVLASAFAFFSIYLSSQPRDINHPYGHGKVEFFSVFIEGTLITIAGVTILFKSAYNLFYPHEVHNVVKGAIIIGITGAINGGLGFYMIARGKSLNSITIEADGRHLLTDMVTSGGLVVGLSLMYFLPYLWLDSVLSMGVAIYIVITGYKLIRRSVGGLMDEADFDTVEHIVKIMSDNRKDAWIDVHNLRAQNYGHEVHIDCHLTLPNYFDLIQVHEEVKSVEDLVNRDAGQHVEFFIHTDPCLPKCCHYCNMPNCPIRAEAKRIEIPWNMENTTRNAKHFELDGAV, from the coding sequence TTGCAACAAAAGCGCACCATTGTTCTTATTGCACTCGCTGTTAGTGTTGTGCTAATGCTGGCTAAGTTTGGTGCCTATTTTATCACTACCTCAAACTTTATACTAACAGATGCGGCAGAGAGCGTGGTAAACGTTTTGGCGAGCGCTTTCGCGTTTTTTAGTATATATCTTTCTTCGCAACCGCGTGATATTAATCACCCTTATGGCCACGGTAAGGTAGAGTTCTTTTCGGTGTTCATTGAAGGGACGTTGATCACTATTGCCGGCGTAACCATCCTTTTTAAATCGGCTTACAACCTATTTTACCCGCACGAAGTGCATAACGTGGTAAAGGGTGCAATAATCATTGGCATCACCGGGGCTATTAACGGCGGGCTTGGTTTCTATATGATCGCCAGGGGCAAGTCACTTAACTCTATTACCATTGAGGCCGACGGCCGCCATTTGCTTACAGACATGGTAACCAGCGGCGGACTGGTTGTTGGTTTGTCTTTAATGTACTTCCTTCCGTATTTATGGCTTGACAGCGTCTTATCTATGGGCGTCGCTATTTATATCGTTATAACCGGGTACAAACTGATACGCAGGTCTGTCGGCGGGTTAATGGATGAGGCCGACTTTGATACCGTTGAGCATATTGTGAAGATCATGAGCGATAACCGAAAGGACGCATGGATAGACGTACATAACCTGCGCGCACAAAACTATGGCCATGAGGTTCATATAGATTGTCACTTAACGCTGCCAAATTATTTCGACCTGATACAGGTACACGAAGAAGTAAAATCTGTGGAAGACCTCGTTAACCGGGACGCCGGCCAGCACGTAGAATTTTTTATTCATACAGACCCGTGCCTGCCCAAGTGCTGCCACTATTGCAATATGCCCAACTGTCCAATTCGTGCAGAGGCTAAGCGCATAGAAATTCCGTGGAACATGGAAAACACTACCCGTAACGCAAAACACTTTGAATTAGATGGCGCTGTTTAA
- a CDS encoding pyridoxal phosphate-dependent aminotransferase, translated as MNALSNRINNLSESQTIKMAKMGRELAAKGVDVISLSFGEPDFHTPDYVKDAAKKAMDENFTYYTPVAGYPDLRKAISAKLKNENNLDYDASQIVVSTGAKQAIANAVLCLVNPGDEVIIPTPYWVSYSEVVKLAEGVSKFINTTVEQNFKITPEQLEAAITPKSKLFMFSSPCNPTGSVYSKDELAALAKVFEKNPHVYILSDEIYEHINFIGGHESIAQFDSIKDRVVIINGFSKAYAMTGWRIGYTASNSEIAAACDKMQGQITSGTCSITQRAGTAAYQGGLASVHAMRDAFKRRRDLVYGLLKEIDGLKVNLPDGAFYFFPDVTSFFGKSYNGKKITNSNELSIFLLEEGHVATVGGDSFGDPTCIRLSYAAADEKLVEAVKRIKAALGKLR; from the coding sequence ATGAACGCTTTAAGTAACCGTATAAATAATCTGTCTGAGTCGCAAACTATTAAAATGGCCAAGATGGGCCGCGAACTGGCGGCAAAGGGCGTTGATGTGATCAGCCTGAGTTTTGGTGAACCCGATTTTCATACCCCTGATTATGTGAAGGACGCGGCTAAAAAAGCAATGGACGAAAACTTCACATACTATACGCCTGTAGCAGGCTATCCGGATCTTCGTAAAGCTATCTCCGCTAAACTGAAAAATGAGAATAACCTGGATTATGACGCATCACAGATTGTAGTTTCTACAGGTGCAAAACAGGCTATAGCCAACGCGGTGCTATGTTTGGTTAACCCGGGCGACGAAGTGATCATCCCCACCCCTTACTGGGTGTCTTATTCAGAAGTGGTAAAACTTGCCGAAGGCGTAAGCAAATTCATCAACACCACGGTTGAACAAAATTTTAAAATTACGCCCGAGCAACTGGAAGCTGCGATTACGCCAAAAAGCAAGCTATTTATGTTTTCCTCACCGTGTAACCCTACAGGCAGCGTTTACAGCAAAGATGAGTTGGCGGCACTTGCAAAAGTTTTCGAGAAAAATCCACATGTTTATATTTTGTCCGACGAGATCTATGAGCACATTAATTTCATAGGCGGCCACGAATCTATCGCGCAATTCGACTCCATAAAAGATCGAGTTGTTATCATCAATGGCTTTTCTAAAGCATATGCCATGACCGGCTGGCGGATAGGTTACACCGCATCGAATAGCGAAATTGCTGCCGCTTGTGATAAAATGCAGGGGCAGATCACATCTGGCACCTGTTCTATCACGCAACGTGCAGGTACTGCTGCATACCAGGGTGGATTGGCATCTGTTCATGCAATGCGCGACGCTTTTAAACGCCGCCGCGACCTGGTGTATGGTTTGTTAAAGGAAATTGACGGATTAAAAGTTAACCTGCCCGATGGTGCATTCTATTTCTTCCCGGACGTGACCTCATTTTTCGGCAAAAGCTATAATGGTAAAAAAATAACAAACTCTAATGAACTGAGCATTTTCCTTCTCGAAGAAGGTCACGTGGCTACGGTAGGCGGCGACTCATTTGGCGACCCAACCTGCATCCGCTTATCTTACGCTGCCGCTGATGAAAAGCTCGTAGAAGCAGTTAAAAGAATCAAGGCGGCGCTGGGTAAGCTCCGGTAA
- a CDS encoding efflux RND transporter permease subunit: MIADTFIRRPVTAIVISIVIVVVGLLALNSLPIGQYPEISPPTVQVTATYTGSDALTVEQTVATPVEIQVNGTPGMTYLQSNSTNSGQMNMTVNFEVGTDINIAALDVQNRVGIATPTLPQEVQRLGLTVRKRNPSILMLVAMYSPNGSHAVTFLDNYTNAIVRDALLRAKGVGDVFTRADDFSMRIWLKPDKMAALGLTAADVTGALTEQNVQVAAGTVGAPPAKNNQTFEYTVLTKGRLVKPEEFENVIVRTQPSTGAIVHLKDVARVQLGKFNYSGNSFVDGKRASYLLVYQAPGSNALETAKNVYATMEQLKQSFPAGIDYVVPFESVTVVKVSVKEVVETLLIALLLVTVVVFIFLQSWRATLIPVLAIPVSIIGTFIFFIPLGFTINTLTLFGFVLAIGIVVDDAIVVVEAVQHHIDEDKMSPFDATEAAMAEISAPVIAIALILAAVFVPVGFVPGIVGRLYQQFAITIAISVLISAFVALSLTPALCMLLLKPHEPDKKKNWLDRMFEKFNNWFERTSEKYQNAVDYCIKHSKTVFIVLVVIVGATVFLFMNKPTGFIPTEDDGRVYITYDLPEAASTQRTVEVLQGMMKTLDSIPAIGHYAALGGLNVVSFATKSNSATIFVQLKPWDQREDKQSQLFALVGQLQQRLSRFKDASVVVIPPPAIPGLGSTAGFSFILEEKQAGGDISKFDATLRNFIGEVSKRPEIAKAFSFFTSHTPAYQLTIDREKAKKLGVQISDINNALQVYMGSSFVNDFTIYGRNFHVVAQADTNYRTNIGNIGQYFVRNSAGAMVPLSTLTSYKIIENAPLISHYNLFRSAEVDGNPKEGYSSGDAITALKEVAAKVLPEGFGYEFSGLSREEILSGSKTIYIFALSIAFVFLFLAALYESWSVPFSVLLAVPLGAFGAMLFLTLKPSLTNNVYAQIGLITLIGLAAKNAILIVEFAKERVDKGMEIEQATLEAVRLRLRPIIMTSLAFMLGVLPLLFSSGAGAEARKTIGWTVFGGMLFATSLAIFVVPVLFNGISGLAYSKEKLAELRKKHEEDEKAAEHKARHQYAIVSGEAKEKAKPKDEKESDKKDNISDDDKSK, from the coding sequence ATGATCGCAGATACCTTTATACGCAGGCCCGTAACCGCTATCGTAATTTCGATAGTGATAGTTGTTGTGGGTTTGCTCGCACTTAATAGTTTACCTATTGGTCAATACCCCGAGATCTCGCCGCCAACCGTACAGGTTACGGCTACATATACCGGTTCCGACGCGCTGACGGTTGAACAAACGGTAGCCACCCCGGTAGAAATACAGGTGAACGGCACACCGGGCATGACGTACCTTCAAAGTAACAGTACCAACAGCGGCCAAATGAACATGACCGTAAACTTTGAAGTAGGAACTGACATTAACATTGCCGCTCTTGATGTTCAAAACCGTGTTGGTATTGCTACACCAACATTGCCGCAAGAAGTGCAGCGTCTGGGTTTGACCGTTCGTAAACGTAATCCAAGTATTTTGATGCTGGTGGCCATGTATTCGCCCAATGGCAGCCACGCGGTAACATTCCTTGATAATTATACCAATGCGATTGTACGTGACGCGTTGTTGCGTGCCAAAGGTGTGGGCGACGTATTCACCCGTGCGGACGACTTTAGTATGCGTATCTGGCTTAAGCCAGATAAAATGGCCGCTCTCGGCTTAACCGCTGCCGATGTAACCGGCGCCCTTACTGAGCAAAACGTGCAGGTTGCAGCGGGTACGGTGGGTGCACCGCCTGCAAAAAATAACCAAACGTTTGAGTACACGGTATTAACTAAAGGACGTTTAGTAAAACCCGAAGAATTTGAAAATGTAATTGTGCGTACGCAGCCATCAACCGGTGCGATAGTACATTTAAAAGATGTTGCGCGCGTGCAGTTAGGTAAGTTCAATTACTCAGGTAACTCTTTTGTAGACGGCAAACGTGCATCTTACCTGCTGGTTTACCAGGCGCCGGGCAGTAACGCTTTGGAAACCGCCAAAAATGTTTACGCCACTATGGAACAGTTGAAACAGTCTTTCCCTGCCGGGATAGATTATGTAGTTCCGTTCGAGTCTGTTACTGTGGTAAAGGTTTCTGTGAAAGAAGTGGTTGAAACGCTGCTGATCGCGTTGTTACTGGTAACAGTTGTAGTATTTATCTTCCTCCAGAGCTGGCGCGCAACGTTGATCCCGGTATTGGCAATCCCTGTTTCTATCATTGGTACATTTATCTTTTTTATTCCGCTTGGCTTTACCATTAATACGTTAACACTATTTGGTTTCGTACTCGCTATCGGTATTGTGGTTGATGATGCTATTGTAGTGGTAGAGGCAGTGCAGCACCATATAGACGAGGACAAAATGTCGCCGTTTGACGCGACAGAAGCTGCTATGGCAGAGATATCCGCTCCGGTTATTGCCATCGCGCTCATCCTCGCGGCCGTATTCGTTCCGGTGGGCTTCGTACCCGGTATCGTTGGGCGGTTGTATCAGCAATTCGCCATTACTATAGCTATCTCTGTATTGATCTCTGCGTTTGTCGCGCTTTCTTTAACGCCGGCCTTATGTATGCTTTTATTGAAGCCGCATGAGCCTGATAAAAAGAAAAACTGGCTAGACAGGATGTTCGAGAAGTTTAACAACTGGTTTGAGCGCACGTCAGAAAAATATCAAAACGCGGTTGACTATTGCATAAAGCATTCTAAAACTGTTTTCATTGTCTTAGTTGTAATCGTGGGTGCAACTGTTTTCCTGTTTATGAACAAGCCGACGGGTTTTATACCTACAGAAGATGATGGCCGTGTGTATATTACTTATGATTTACCTGAGGCCGCTTCAACGCAACGAACTGTAGAGGTGCTACAGGGTATGATGAAAACGCTGGACAGTATACCGGCCATTGGCCACTATGCTGCTTTGGGCGGTTTGAACGTAGTAAGTTTTGCTACCAAGTCTAACAGTGCTACGATATTCGTTCAGCTTAAGCCGTGGGATCAGCGGGAAGACAAGCAATCGCAACTGTTTGCGCTTGTAGGGCAGCTGCAGCAAAGGCTTTCGAGATTTAAAGATGCAAGTGTCGTAGTAATACCGCCGCCGGCTATCCCCGGTTTGGGAAGTACGGCCGGTTTCTCATTTATCCTGGAAGAAAAACAAGCCGGAGGCGATATCAGCAAGTTTGACGCGACATTACGAAACTTCATTGGCGAGGTGTCCAAGCGACCTGAAATTGCAAAAGCTTTCTCGTTTTTTACGTCGCATACGCCGGCATATCAACTGACCATCGACAGGGAGAAGGCTAAGAAATTGGGTGTTCAGATATCGGATATTAATAACGCCTTGCAAGTGTATATGGGTAGCTCTTTCGTGAATGACTTTACCATCTACGGACGTAACTTCCACGTTGTGGCGCAAGCCGATACCAACTACCGGACAAACATCGGCAACATTGGCCAATACTTTGTGCGCAATTCTGCCGGTGCCATGGTGCCGCTAAGTACGCTCACATCTTACAAGATCATTGAGAACGCGCCGTTGATATCGCATTATAATTTATTCCGCTCTGCCGAAGTTGACGGTAACCCTAAAGAAGGTTATAGTAGTGGTGACGCTATTACAGCGCTCAAAGAAGTTGCCGCAAAGGTATTGCCTGAAGGTTTTGGTTATGAGTTTTCCGGGCTGAGCCGTGAGGAGATATTATCCGGTTCTAAGACGATCTACATCTTCGCGCTGTCGATCGCTTTCGTGTTCCTGTTTCTGGCAGCCTTGTATGAAAGCTGGTCGGTGCCATTCTCTGTATTATTAGCGGTACCACTTGGCGCGTTTGGCGCAATGCTATTTCTTACGTTAAAACCATCACTTACCAATAACGTTTACGCGCAGATAGGTTTGATTACGTTGATAGGCCTCGCGGCGAAGAATGCGATTCTGATAGTGGAATTCGCCAAAGAGCGTGTAGACAAAGGCATGGAAATAGAACAAGCCACGCTTGAAGCGGTGCGCTTACGTTTGCGGCCGATCATCATGACATCCCTCGCGTTTATGTTGGGTGTGTTGCCACTACTATTCTCGTCGGGCGCCGGTGCAGAAGCACGTAAAACAATAGGATGGACCGTATTTGGTGGTATGCTTTTCGCAACGTCGCTGGCTATATTTGTTGTCCCTGTATTGTTTAATGGCATAAGCGGGTTGGCTTACAGTAAGGAAAAACTTGCCGAGTTGCGTAAAAAGCATGAGGAAGATGAGAAAGCAGCCGAACATAAAGCACGGCACCAGTATGCTATTGTAAGCGGGGAAGCAAAGGAAAAGGCCAAACCAAAGGACGAAAAGGAATCCGATAAAAAGGATAATATTAGCGACGATGACAAGTCGAAATAA
- a CDS encoding efflux RND transporter periplasmic adaptor subunit has protein sequence MMKLRYPALALMISVGLFSCKGKDDKQAQAPQATPVSIDSARIAKAIYYDPYQATIVALKTVEIRSQIQGFITGIFFKEGSVVKQGQPLYEIDKRKYLDALQQQKANLSSAIANQVKAQKDADRYSFLLKNDAVARQTYDQAIAQLQTNKSQVAVARAAVASAQTDLSYATIRAPFTGRIGISQVKLGAQITPGSTLLNTLSSENPIAADIIVNESDINRFYGFQKQGSDSTFRLQLSDGTKYLKPGKIFAIDRGVNNQTGSIKVRVQFPNDQDILKDGMSAVLNVLNTVSGDRVQIPYKAITEQMGEFFVFVAKDTTVTKEDSINTVKKDTAAAKAGGIQTGKYMIAKQQKVTIGPRVNADVVVLSGLKAGQRIVTAGFQRLKDGGKITLGQPQGQGAPGQGGGQSQGGGQGQTGKQQGK, from the coding sequence ATGATGAAACTACGATACCCCGCACTTGCCTTAATGATAAGCGTAGGCTTATTCTCTTGCAAAGGAAAGGATGATAAACAAGCCCAGGCACCACAGGCTACTCCCGTATCTATAGACAGCGCACGGATAGCCAAAGCTATTTACTACGACCCGTACCAGGCTACAATTGTCGCTTTAAAAACTGTAGAAATACGCAGCCAGATACAAGGCTTCATTACCGGCATATTTTTTAAAGAGGGATCTGTTGTAAAACAAGGCCAGCCGCTTTATGAAATTGATAAACGCAAATATCTGGATGCATTACAACAGCAAAAAGCAAACTTAAGCAGCGCGATCGCTAACCAGGTTAAAGCACAAAAAGATGCCGACCGGTATTCGTTCCTTTTAAAAAATGATGCTGTAGCCCGCCAGACTTATGACCAGGCTATTGCGCAGCTGCAAACTAATAAAAGCCAGGTGGCAGTTGCAAGGGCTGCAGTGGCTTCCGCACAAACAGACTTATCATACGCTACCATACGTGCGCCTTTTACAGGCAGGATTGGTATTTCGCAAGTAAAGCTTGGCGCACAGATTACGCCGGGAAGTACTCTATTGAATACGTTATCATCAGAAAATCCAATCGCTGCTGACATTATCGTTAACGAGAGTGACATCAATCGCTTTTATGGCTTCCAGAAACAGGGCTCAGATTCAACCTTTCGCCTGCAACTGTCAGACGGCACTAAATATTTAAAGCCGGGAAAAATATTCGCTATTGATCGTGGCGTGAACAACCAAACCGGTAGTATAAAGGTACGTGTGCAATTCCCTAACGACCAGGACATTTTGAAGGATGGCATGAGCGCTGTATTAAATGTCTTGAATACAGTTTCCGGGGATAGGGTACAAATACCTTATAAAGCGATCACTGAGCAAATGGGTGAGTTTTTTGTATTTGTGGCGAAGGATACCACAGTAACTAAAGAGGACAGCATCAACACGGTAAAGAAAGATACTGCCGCAGCTAAAGCCGGTGGAATCCAAACTGGCAAGTATATGATCGCCAAACAGCAAAAGGTAACCATAGGCCCGCGTGTAAATGCGGATGTGGTTGTGTTGTCGGGCTTAAAAGCAGGTCAGCGTATTGTTACGGCCGGTTTCCAGAGATTAAAGGACGGCGGCAAAATCACTTTAGGACAGCCGCAGGGGCAAGGAGCTCCCGGACAAGGCGGTGGTCAGTCACAGGGCGGCGGACAAGGACAAACCGGTAAACAACAGGGAAAATAA
- a CDS encoding TolC family protein produces the protein MKKSCHTLYPFLLILFSLNVNAQTSVDTATRVLTIQQCIDFALRNQPAVRQAAIDEQINERDIRIGLSAWLPQITSSDSYQRYFQRAASTLQGSGTGTGTTTGTGTTTGTGTGTGSGGTTGAGTGGTTGTGTTTPTSTSVTQTAIARNVSTLGVQASQVIYNNDVLLASRASKYSRSYYKEGTDLARIAVVTDVSKAFFDVLLSQKQLDILNEDIKRLQRSLKDSYVRYQAGVVDKTDYKQATISLNNSLASRKSTAEAVKSKIAYLKQLMGFAPERGIALSYDSTRLSAETKIDTNQVLDISRRLEFQQLAAQKNLQGLNVEYYRWGFLPSVSAVGSYNLLYFNDDFGRLYDNAFPNSFAGLNVTFPIFTGTKRLQNLSKARLQVVRADLDLQNSRNVINTEYVQALANYKSNYANWVLLQQNVDLAKDVYNVISLQYREGVKTYLDVIVSQADLRTAELNYYNALFQLLSSKIDLQKALGIIQVR, from the coding sequence ATGAAAAAATCTTGCCACACTTTATATCCGTTCTTGCTGATACTTTTTTCTCTAAATGTTAATGCGCAAACTTCAGTTGATACCGCAACCCGCGTTCTTACTATCCAGCAATGCATCGATTTTGCTTTACGAAACCAGCCCGCTGTAAGACAAGCGGCTATTGACGAGCAGATAAATGAGCGTGATATCCGCATTGGTTTATCTGCATGGTTGCCGCAAATAACATCTTCTGATAGTTACCAACGCTATTTTCAACGGGCTGCAAGCACATTACAAGGTAGTGGTACAGGCACCGGAACAACTACCGGTACAGGAACAACCACAGGAACGGGAACCGGCACCGGCAGTGGTGGAACAACAGGTGCCGGAACGGGCGGCACAACAGGCACTGGCACTACAACACCAACGTCTACCTCTGTGACACAAACTGCGATAGCGCGTAATGTTTCAACCTTAGGTGTTCAGGCAAGTCAGGTTATTTATAATAACGATGTATTACTTGCATCGCGTGCCTCAAAATACTCACGCTCTTATTATAAAGAAGGAACAGACTTGGCACGTATTGCTGTTGTTACTGATGTTAGTAAAGCTTTTTTTGATGTTTTGCTTTCACAAAAACAGCTAGACATCTTGAATGAAGATATCAAGCGCCTGCAGCGAAGCCTAAAAGATTCTTACGTTCGGTACCAGGCAGGTGTGGTAGACAAAACGGATTATAAGCAAGCTACTATTTCGCTTAATAATTCTTTGGCCAGCCGCAAATCTACCGCCGAAGCAGTTAAAAGTAAGATCGCTTATCTTAAACAACTAATGGGCTTTGCACCAGAGCGCGGGATTGCATTAAGCTATGATTCAACCCGGTTGTCTGCGGAAACGAAGATAGATACCAACCAGGTGTTGGATATCTCCCGAAGATTGGAGTTCCAGCAACTTGCAGCGCAAAAGAATTTGCAAGGCTTGAACGTTGAGTATTACCGCTGGGGATTTTTGCCATCTGTGTCTGCAGTAGGCAGTTATAACCTGCTGTATTTTAATGACGATTTCGGAAGGCTTTACGACAATGCTTTCCCAAATTCATTTGCGGGGCTTAATGTTACTTTCCCAATTTTTACAGGAACCAAACGTCTCCAGAATTTAAGTAAGGCCAGATTACAGGTTGTCCGTGCCGACCTGGATCTGCAAAATTCACGAAACGTAATTAATACAGAATACGTGCAGGCCTTAGCAAACTATAAAAGCAACTACGCTAACTGGGTTTTGCTTCAGCAAAACGTAGACCTGGCAAAGGATGTATATAATGTGATATCACTGCAATATCGCGAGGGAGTAAAGACCTACCTGGACGTGATTGTCTCGCAGGCCGATCTGCGCACCGCCGAACTCAATTATTACAATGCACTTTTCCAACTGCTGAGCAGCAAAATAGACCTGCAAAAAGCACTTGGCATAATACAAGTAAGATAA